From the Streptomyces sp. KMM 9044 genome, one window contains:
- a CDS encoding IS3 family transposase — protein MRLGTAECAYSVEFMCERLGVSKSGYYEWRNRPNSATVQRREELKLLIKKAFDMSDSTYGYRRIHAQLARWGHTAGLELIRMLMRELGLVPCQPKPKRWSLTKAAAGAVPDLVGRNFTADAPGEKLVGDITYIKTGEGWLYLATVIDCCTKEVIGYAMDDHYQTPLISQAIRNAARNRKLADGAIFHSDRGSNYMSAEFAATLKRFRLRRSSGRTGVCFEVSRRREFHPPPLSEPCVNLATHTAPIVEPVGNAPCFQ, from the coding sequence ATGCGGCTCGGCACAGCGGAGTGCGCGTATTCCGTCGAGTTCATGTGTGAACGGCTCGGCGTGTCCAAGTCTGGCTATTACGAATGGCGGAACCGTCCCAATTCTGCGACGGTCCAGCGGCGCGAGGAACTGAAACTGCTCATCAAGAAGGCATTCGACATGTCCGACAGCACCTACGGCTACCGGCGCATCCACGCCCAGCTCGCCCGCTGGGGCCACACCGCCGGCCTGGAGCTGATCCGTATGCTGATGCGTGAACTGGGCCTGGTGCCCTGCCAGCCGAAGCCGAAGCGGTGGTCGCTCACCAAGGCCGCCGCGGGCGCCGTGCCGGATCTCGTCGGCCGCAACTTCACCGCCGACGCCCCCGGCGAGAAACTCGTCGGCGACATCACTTACATCAAGACCGGAGAAGGGTGGCTGTATCTCGCGACCGTCATCGACTGCTGCACGAAGGAAGTCATCGGCTACGCGATGGACGACCACTATCAAACTCCCCTCATATCCCAGGCAATTCGCAACGCGGCACGGAACAGGAAACTCGCCGACGGCGCGATATTTCACTCCGATCGCGGGTCGAACTACATGTCAGCAGAGTTCGCGGCGACGCTGAAGCGGTTCAGGCTCCGCAGATCTTCCGGGCGTACCGGGGTCTGCTTCGAGGTGAGTCGGCGGCGGGAATTTCACCCACCGCCGCTCTCAGAACCGTGCGTGAACCTCGCGACTCACACGGCTCCCATTGTTGAACCAGTGGGCAACGCGCCATGCTTCCAGTGA
- a CDS encoding transposase codes for MARGDLTDEQWSLVEPHLPYAAVGPIPDLRKYFNAAMWRFRTGAPWRDLPTEFGPWQSAYDRFRIWAKRGIFQQVMEGLDPGSWTPFAMQQWPA; via the coding sequence ATGGCGCGAGGCGATCTCACCGATGAGCAGTGGTCCCTGGTTGAACCCCATCTCCCGTATGCCGCGGTCGGGCCCATCCCTGATCTGCGAAAGTACTTCAACGCGGCGATGTGGCGGTTCCGCACCGGGGCTCCCTGGCGTGATCTGCCGACCGAGTTTGGGCCCTGGCAGAGTGCGTACGACCGCTTCCGGATCTGGGCGAAGCGGGGCATCTTCCAGCAGGTGATGGAGGGGCTTGACCCCGGATCGTGGACACCGTTTGCTATGCAGCAGTGGCCAGCGTAA
- a CDS encoding S1 family peptidase — protein MTERDYDMLFNIVVPVMKVRATSDDTVCNEGFAGTAFLLKHAEGQVEGVAVTARHVAEQLTPGESAILFRGTDGSWQPAAVQGIELHPTQDVALLRLEPGTYVAHCVLSRREAHASLQYMLWGYPAAVLYESVSDDGIALQRPDLIYSEGHVRRRISDRLPGIHGSRFFELSTPAGPGCSGAPLIARSQGHFGGPDWQVVGVYVGERRSQPGDLFVGYGVRIADIDQDAESWSALFA, from the coding sequence ATGACCGAGCGCGACTACGACATGCTCTTCAACATCGTCGTTCCTGTGATGAAAGTCCGGGCCACGTCCGACGACACCGTTTGCAACGAGGGTTTCGCCGGTACCGCCTTCCTGCTCAAGCACGCCGAAGGCCAGGTCGAGGGCGTAGCAGTTACCGCCCGCCACGTCGCCGAGCAGCTGACCCCCGGGGAATCAGCGATCCTCTTCCGCGGTACAGACGGGTCCTGGCAGCCCGCTGCGGTCCAAGGCATTGAGTTGCACCCCACACAGGACGTCGCGCTCCTGCGCCTGGAGCCCGGCACATACGTGGCGCACTGCGTGCTCAGCCGCCGCGAGGCGCACGCCTCGCTGCAGTACATGCTCTGGGGCTATCCCGCAGCCGTGCTCTACGAATCCGTTTCCGACGACGGCATCGCCTTGCAGCGTCCGGACCTGATCTATTCCGAAGGTCACGTTCGGCGACGCATCAGCGACCGCCTTCCCGGCATCCATGGCTCCCGCTTTTTCGAACTGAGCACACCCGCCGGGCCGGGCTGCTCGGGCGCACCGCTCATTGCCCGGTCCCAGGGGCACTTCGGCGGCCCCGACTGGCAGGTCGTGGGCGTTTATGTCGGCGAACGCCGTTCCCAGCCGGGAGACCTGTTCGTCGGCTACGGGGTGCGGATTGCCGACATCGACCAGGATGCGGAGAGCTGGTCGGCTCTCTTCGCATGA
- a CDS encoding phosphotransferase family protein: MVRIARPGQEAAAAREVAVTRWLAEHDVPAVRPLPIEQPVQARGRAATFWEELPPHRHGTEVDLAPLLRQLHDLPKPSFQIGRLDPFVRITDRLAAARSVSDDDREWLLRQLDALRQEWGHLPAGQPECVIHGDAWGGNCAVTADGAVLMDFERTSEGPPEWDLLSTAIEHDTFGTLPEDRYRRYCEAYGHDVMAWGGYPILRGIRELRLVSFALQIADQDPGTLGQAQYRIACVRGRQGTRPWGWMAVG, from the coding sequence GTGGTCCGTATCGCCCGCCCCGGGCAGGAGGCCGCGGCTGCGCGCGAGGTTGCCGTGACGCGATGGCTCGCCGAGCACGATGTCCCGGCTGTCCGCCCCTTGCCGATCGAGCAACCCGTACAGGCCCGCGGGCGAGCCGCAACGTTCTGGGAGGAGCTGCCTCCGCACCGGCACGGTACGGAGGTTGATCTCGCCCCCTTGCTACGTCAGCTGCACGACCTGCCCAAACCCTCATTCCAAATCGGGAGGTTGGATCCTTTCGTACGGATCACCGACCGACTCGCGGCGGCTCGATCGGTCAGCGACGACGACCGGGAATGGCTCCTCCGCCAGCTCGATGCCCTCCGGCAGGAATGGGGCCATCTGCCCGCCGGCCAGCCGGAGTGCGTCATCCACGGAGACGCCTGGGGCGGTAACTGCGCCGTCACAGCCGACGGAGCAGTGCTGATGGACTTCGAGCGCACGTCTGAAGGGCCACCCGAGTGGGACCTGCTCTCCACTGCGATCGAGCACGACACGTTCGGCACACTGCCGGAGGACAGGTACCGAAGGTACTGCGAGGCCTACGGGCACGACGTCATGGCTTGGGGCGGCTATCCGATCCTGCGCGGAATTCGCGAACTTCGCCTCGTCTCGTTCGCCTTGCAGATCGCGGACCAGGACCCGGGCACGCTGGGCCAAGCCCAGTACCGCATCGCCTGTGTTCGGGGGCGGCAGGGCACTCGTCCATGGGGCTGGATGGCGGTCGGCTGA
- a CDS encoding integrase core domain-containing protein yields MRTSQSPSGHTNAMAESFFGALKNERVSRVTYLTREAARQDITRYIELWYNHKRLHSAVGYRPPREVHAEYTELHIAA; encoded by the coding sequence ATCAGAACCTCACAATCACCTTCTGGACACACCAACGCCATGGCAGAATCGTTCTTCGGGGCCTTGAAGAACGAGCGGGTTTCCCGCGTGACTTACCTGACCCGAGAGGCCGCCCGACAGGACATCACTCGATACATCGAACTCTGGTACAATCACAAGCGCCTCCACTCGGCTGTTGGTTACCGCCCGCCGCGAGAAGTCCACGCCGAATACACGGAGTTGCACATAGCCGCGTGA
- the ltrA gene encoding group II intron reverse transcriptase/maturase, with the protein MVETRPADKPFDIPRRLVWNAYLKVKANRGAAGVDGQSLAEFEQDEKNNLYKLWNRLSSGSYFPPPVRAVDIPKAGGGIRSLGVPTVADRIAQTVVAMTLEPEVEQIFHQDSYGYRPRRSALDAVETCKQRCWRHPWVIDLDIQGFFDNVPHGPINAAVERHTNLPWVLLYVKRWLVAPVQQPDGTLVRREKGTPQGSAISPLLSNLFMHYAFDAWLVREYPAIRFERYGDDAVVHCASEKQAIFVRDIIEGRLLQFGLRLHPEKTRVVYCKQEGREREFPVTKFTFLGYTFRPRAARLRDGRLKTGFLPAVSETAMKSMARTIRSWRLGRCTELSFQEIAAMINPVVAGWINYYGRFYKSRLIRFLEQQINPFLVKWARRKYKRYRRASRKARRRLAEIASAFPGMFAHWKHGALPTGSTMGAV; encoded by the coding sequence ATGGTCGAGACAAGGCCAGCGGACAAGCCGTTTGATATTCCGAGGCGGCTGGTCTGGAACGCATACCTGAAGGTCAAGGCCAACAGGGGAGCGGCTGGGGTGGATGGGCAGTCTTTAGCGGAGTTTGAGCAGGATGAGAAGAACAACCTGTACAAGCTGTGGAACCGGCTGTCCTCGGGAAGCTACTTCCCTCCACCCGTGAGAGCGGTTGATATTCCCAAAGCCGGCGGTGGGATTCGGAGCCTTGGGGTTCCGACCGTGGCCGACAGGATCGCCCAGACGGTAGTGGCTATGACATTGGAGCCTGAGGTGGAGCAGATCTTCCATCAGGACTCGTATGGCTACCGCCCGAGGCGGTCCGCGCTGGATGCGGTGGAGACGTGCAAGCAGCGGTGCTGGAGGCATCCTTGGGTGATCGACCTTGACATCCAGGGCTTCTTCGACAACGTGCCGCACGGCCCCATCAACGCGGCAGTGGAAAGGCATACCAATCTTCCGTGGGTTCTGCTGTATGTGAAACGGTGGCTAGTCGCCCCCGTACAACAGCCCGACGGAACGCTCGTCAGGCGGGAAAAGGGGACTCCCCAAGGGTCTGCTATTTCACCATTGTTGTCGAATCTGTTCATGCACTACGCCTTTGACGCGTGGTTGGTCCGGGAGTACCCGGCGATCAGATTCGAGCGGTACGGCGACGATGCTGTGGTGCACTGTGCCAGTGAGAAGCAGGCGATTTTCGTCCGCGACATCATCGAGGGCAGGCTGCTGCAGTTCGGATTACGTCTCCATCCGGAGAAAACCAGGGTGGTGTACTGCAAACAGGAAGGTCGTGAACGGGAGTTCCCGGTCACGAAGTTCACGTTTCTGGGGTATACCTTCCGTCCTCGGGCTGCCCGCTTGCGGGATGGGAGGCTGAAGACCGGCTTCCTTCCCGCAGTGAGCGAAACAGCCATGAAGTCCATGGCGAGGACTATCCGGAGCTGGCGACTGGGGCGCTGTACCGAGCTGAGCTTTCAGGAGATCGCCGCGATGATCAACCCCGTCGTGGCGGGATGGATCAACTACTATGGGCGCTTCTACAAGTCCAGGTTGATCAGGTTTCTGGAACAGCAGATCAATCCGTTCCTGGTGAAATGGGCCCGGAGGAAGTACAAACGGTATCGTCGTGCTTCAAGAAAGGCCCGGAGAAGGCTGGCTGAGATTGCCTCAGCATTCCCGGGCATGTTCGCTCACTGGAAGCATGGCGCGTTGCCCACTGGTTCAACAATGGGAGCCGTGTGA
- a CDS encoding ISKra4 family transposase → MNAAYETAAAADPFARVFSSLTLLTTRLSGPEALTATHEQVEADVEAGSRELGRLLLQAHLQWRARHEEDHLSALGPRERAALAGGRSRLEKGHRRQLATVLGPVTVTRCALRGAGMTNLYPADAMLGLPHGRHSLGLRRLAVLEAVRSSYDTALEAIDRGCGGRVVGKRQVEDLVRAAAVDVAAFYTARTPAPAPAGTLLVLSVDQKGIVMRPGHLREATAKAAARARRTFRTRLAAGEKSCRKRMATLAVVHDAEPAVRRPHDVIAPPGGRTGHRTVRKGPTARAKWLTASVREDAETVIAAAFDQAEARDPEHRRTWVVLIDGATHQRELIQAEAARRNVTIHIVLDIVHVIEKLWAAARCFHTATDPATEDWVGSKAARILAGDAPGAAHDIRAEADRHHLSDDQRAAADKACRYLDNNADFVHYDQALAAGWPIASGAVEGAARHLVADRLDITGSRWTVPGAEAVLTLRAVISNGDFPDYWIFHTRKEHERLHPLPDQHIYALQA, encoded by the coding sequence ATGAACGCAGCGTATGAAACGGCCGCGGCGGCTGACCCCTTTGCCCGCGTGTTTTCTTCCCTCACTTTGCTGACCACCCGCCTCTCCGGCCCTGAAGCACTCACCGCGACGCATGAACAGGTGGAGGCCGACGTCGAAGCGGGCTCCCGGGAGCTGGGGCGACTGCTCCTGCAGGCCCATCTCCAGTGGCGGGCCCGCCACGAAGAGGACCACCTGTCCGCCCTCGGTCCGCGGGAGCGGGCTGCGCTCGCCGGCGGCCGGAGCCGGCTGGAGAAGGGCCACCGGCGGCAACTGGCCACCGTGCTGGGGCCGGTGACCGTGACCCGGTGCGCCCTGCGCGGCGCGGGCATGACCAACCTCTACCCCGCCGACGCCATGCTGGGCCTGCCCCACGGCCGGCACAGTCTGGGACTGCGCCGCCTCGCGGTCCTCGAAGCGGTCCGTAGTTCCTACGACACCGCGCTGGAAGCGATCGACCGCGGCTGCGGGGGCCGGGTGGTGGGCAAACGCCAGGTGGAGGATCTGGTGCGGGCCGCGGCCGTGGACGTCGCCGCGTTCTATACGGCCCGCACCCCCGCGCCGGCCCCGGCCGGGACGCTGCTGGTGCTCAGTGTCGACCAGAAGGGAATCGTGATGCGCCCGGGCCACCTGCGCGAGGCCACCGCGAAGGCCGCCGCCAGGGCCCGGCGCACCTTCCGCACCCGGCTCGCGGCCGGGGAGAAGTCCTGCCGCAAAAGGATGGCCACCCTCGCCGTCGTCCACGACGCCGAGCCTGCCGTCCGCCGCCCGCACGACGTCATCGCCCCGCCCGGCGGCCGCACCGGCCACCGCACCGTCCGCAAAGGACCCACCGCGCGGGCGAAATGGCTCACCGCCTCCGTCCGCGAGGACGCCGAAACCGTCATCGCCGCCGCGTTCGACCAGGCCGAAGCCCGCGACCCCGAGCACAGGCGGACCTGGGTCGTACTGATCGACGGCGCCACCCACCAGCGGGAGCTGATCCAGGCCGAGGCCGCCCGCCGCAATGTCACGATCCACATCGTCCTCGACATCGTCCACGTGATCGAGAAGCTGTGGGCAGCCGCTCGCTGTTTCCACACCGCCACCGATCCCGCCACCGAGGACTGGGTCGGCAGCAAGGCCGCCCGGATCCTGGCCGGCGACGCCCCCGGCGCCGCCCACGACATCCGCGCCGAAGCCGACCGCCACCACCTCAGCGACGACCAGCGCGCCGCCGCGGACAAAGCCTGCCGATACCTGGACAACAACGCCGACTTCGTCCACTACGACCAGGCCCTGGCCGCCGGCTGGCCGATCGCCAGCGGCGCCGTCGAAGGAGCAGCCCGCCATCTGGTCGCCGACAGACTCGACATCACCGGCAGCAGGTGGACCGTCCCCGGCGCCGAAGCCGTCCTCACCCTCCGCGCCGTCATCAGCAACGGCGACTTCCCCGACTACTGGATCTTCCACACGCGGAAGGAGCACGAACGACTCCATCCCTTACCCGACCAGCACATATACGCACTTCAAGCCTGA
- a CDS encoding HARBI1 family protein, with translation MLDVGRETAETLARLLREHRDRLGTRKNTRALGVFKQGILVLRWFVDGTRLAQLARDSRISVPTAYRYLHEGLTVLADHAPDLATALERAAAAGYTHLNLDGTVIRTDRVAAPGPNGADLWWSGKHKHHGGNVQVISAPDGWPLWVSPVRPGREHDTTCARTHGLIGALNRLAATLDIPTLTDLGYENAGDGFRHPVKKPQGGELDLEQQTFNKVIRGIHGVAERANALLKVTFKALRRVSLDPGSITRIARAALVLLQMEHGRTT, from the coding sequence GTGCTCGATGTCGGCAGGGAGACCGCCGAGACCCTGGCCCGGCTCCTGCGCGAGCACCGCGACCGGCTCGGCACCCGCAAGAACACCCGCGCCCTGGGCGTCTTCAAGCAGGGGATCCTCGTCCTGCGGTGGTTCGTCGACGGAACCCGGCTGGCCCAACTCGCCCGGGACAGCCGGATCTCGGTGCCGACCGCCTACCGCTATCTCCACGAGGGGCTGACCGTGCTCGCCGACCACGCCCCGGACCTGGCCACCGCACTGGAGCGGGCGGCGGCCGCCGGGTACACCCACCTCAACCTGGACGGCACTGTCATCCGCACCGACCGCGTCGCCGCCCCCGGTCCCAACGGGGCAGATCTCTGGTGGTCCGGGAAGCACAAGCATCATGGCGGGAATGTGCAGGTCATCTCCGCCCCGGACGGCTGGCCGCTCTGGGTGTCCCCGGTCCGCCCCGGCCGCGAGCACGACACCACCTGCGCGCGCACCCACGGCCTGATCGGCGCGCTGAACCGGCTCGCCGCCACTCTGGACATCCCGACTCTGACCGATCTCGGCTACGAGAACGCCGGCGACGGCTTCCGCCACCCGGTCAAGAAGCCGCAGGGCGGCGAACTCGACCTCGAACAGCAGACGTTCAACAAGGTGATTCGTGGCATCCACGGCGTCGCCGAGCGCGCGAATGCCCTGCTCAAAGTCACGTTCAAGGCTCTGCGCCGGGTCAGCCTCGACCCTGGCAGCATCACCCGGATCGCCCGAGCCGCCCTCGTCCTGCTCCAGATGGAACACGGCCGCACCACCTGA
- a CDS encoding DNA replication terminus site-binding protein codes for MGSNTRATYILATLEEFKQAITAFRDRVDAEARAFVQRQLPWLYQQGAEAAATAIGSPFTWTQIHKDALQTLASDSYADLLRRSQEAGRMAEQFYRAARSAARIELPLLAVAGTTDRQAAKDLANRLLADHQLAYVVYRNGARVPVRAWAEAATLAKSAVAYNAGTLNRTAEAGIRHVEVFDGFDCGWLTHTDLDKANGTVRSVDDAAGAPISHPRCRRAFGPRPDLTSA; via the coding sequence ATGGGGAGCAACACGCGCGCCACGTACATCCTGGCGACGCTGGAGGAGTTCAAGCAGGCGATCACCGCATTCCGCGACCGCGTGGACGCCGAGGCCCGCGCCTTCGTCCAGCGCCAGCTTCCCTGGCTGTACCAGCAAGGCGCCGAGGCCGCAGCCACCGCGATCGGCTCGCCGTTCACCTGGACCCAGATCCACAAAGACGCGCTGCAGACCCTCGCCTCCGACTCCTACGCCGACCTCCTGCGCCGCTCCCAGGAAGCTGGGCGCATGGCTGAGCAGTTCTACCGCGCCGCCCGTTCGGCCGCCAGGATCGAGTTGCCGCTCCTGGCCGTCGCGGGCACGACCGACCGCCAGGCCGCGAAGGACCTTGCCAACCGACTCCTCGCCGATCACCAGCTCGCCTACGTCGTCTACCGCAACGGCGCCCGCGTCCCTGTCCGGGCCTGGGCGGAGGCGGCGACCCTCGCGAAGAGCGCCGTGGCGTACAACGCCGGAACCCTCAACCGCACCGCCGAGGCCGGCATTCGCCACGTTGAGGTCTTCGACGGGTTCGACTGCGGTTGGCTCACCCACACCGACCTCGACAAGGCGAACGGCACCGTACGGTCCGTGGACGATGCCGCCGGCGCTCCGATCTCTCACCCCCGTTGCCGAAGGGCCTTCGGTCCGCGGCCGGATCTGACGTCGGCCTGA
- a CDS encoding transposase, translating into MRKFEVAPPSKYTPEFREEAVQMALRSSKTISETARELELNSETLRGWVKKHQKRNEPAAGAPLTLDERARLKEQDRRIRELEAEVSFLKKPQRTSRRIPGSEQVRVHRNDAARHSGVRVFRRVHV; encoded by the coding sequence ATGAGGAAGTTCGAAGTGGCGCCACCCAGCAAGTACACCCCGGAGTTTCGTGAGGAAGCCGTCCAGATGGCACTCCGGTCCAGCAAGACCATCTCGGAGACGGCCCGCGAGCTCGAATTGAACTCGGAGACACTCCGGGGCTGGGTGAAGAAACACCAGAAACGGAACGAGCCAGCTGCCGGTGCACCGTTGACGCTCGATGAGCGGGCGCGCTTGAAGGAACAGGACCGGCGCATCCGTGAACTGGAGGCGGAAGTCTCCTTCTTGAAAAAGCCGCAGCGTACTTCGCGAAGGATCCCCGGTAGCGAGCAAGTACGAGTTCATCGAAACGATGCGGCTCGGCACAGCGGAGTGCGCGTATTCCGTCGAGTTCATGTGTGA
- the ltrA gene encoding group II intron reverse transcriptase/maturase has translation MVETRPADKPFDIPRRLVWNAYLKVKANRGAAGVDGQSLAEFEQDEKNNLYKLWNRLSSGSYFPPPVRAVDIPKAGGGIRSLGVPTVADRIAQTVVAITLEPEVEQIFHQDSYGYRPRRSALDAVETCKQRCWRHPWVIDLDIQGFFDNVPHGPINAAVERHTNLPWVLLYVKRWLVAPVQQPDGTLVRREKGTPQGSAISPLLSNLFMHYAFDAWLVREYPAIRFERYGDDAVVHCASEKQAIFVRDIIEGRLLQFGLRLHPEKTRVVYCKQEGREREFPVTKFTFLGYTFRPRAARLRDGRLKTGFLPAVSETAMKSMARTIRSWRLGRCTELSFQEIAAMINPVVAGWINYYGRFYKSRLIRFLEQQINPFLVKWARRKYKRYRRASRKARRRLAEIASAFPGMFAHWKHGALPTGSTMGAV, from the coding sequence ATGGTCGAGACAAGGCCAGCGGACAAGCCGTTTGATATTCCGAGGCGGCTGGTCTGGAACGCATACCTGAAGGTCAAGGCCAACAGGGGAGCGGCTGGGGTGGATGGGCAGTCTTTAGCGGAGTTTGAGCAGGATGAGAAGAACAACCTGTACAAGCTGTGGAACCGGCTGTCCTCGGGAAGCTACTTCCCTCCACCCGTGAGAGCGGTTGATATTCCCAAAGCCGGCGGTGGGATTCGGAGCCTTGGGGTTCCGACCGTGGCCGACAGGATCGCCCAGACGGTAGTGGCTATAACATTGGAGCCTGAGGTGGAGCAGATCTTCCATCAGGACTCGTATGGCTACCGCCCGAGGCGGTCCGCGCTGGATGCGGTGGAGACGTGCAAGCAGCGGTGCTGGAGGCATCCTTGGGTGATCGACCTTGACATCCAGGGCTTCTTCGACAACGTGCCGCACGGCCCCATCAACGCGGCAGTGGAAAGGCATACCAATCTTCCGTGGGTTCTGCTGTATGTGAAACGGTGGCTAGTCGCCCCCGTACAACAGCCCGACGGAACGCTCGTCAGGCGGGAAAAGGGGACTCCCCAAGGGTCTGCTATTTCACCATTGTTGTCGAATCTGTTCATGCACTACGCCTTTGACGCGTGGTTGGTCCGGGAGTACCCGGCGATCAGATTCGAGCGGTACGGCGACGATGCTGTGGTGCACTGTGCCAGTGAGAAGCAGGCGATTTTCGTCCGCGACATCATCGAGGGCAGGCTGCTGCAGTTCGGATTACGTCTCCATCCGGAGAAAACCAGGGTGGTGTACTGCAAACAGGAAGGTCGTGAACGGGAGTTCCCGGTCACGAAGTTCACGTTTCTGGGGTATACCTTCCGTCCTCGGGCTGCCCGCTTGCGGGATGGGAGGCTGAAGACCGGCTTCCTTCCCGCAGTGAGCGAAACAGCCATGAAGTCCATGGCGAGGACTATCCGGAGCTGGCGACTGGGGCGCTGTACCGAGCTGAGCTTTCAGGAGATCGCCGCGATGATCAACCCCGTCGTGGCGGGATGGATCAACTACTATGGGCGCTTCTACAAGTCCAGGTTGATCAGGTTTCTGGAACAGCAGATCAATCCGTTCCTGGTGAAATGGGCCCGGAGGAAGTACAAACGGTATCGTCGTGCTTCAAGAAAGGCCCGGAGAAGGCTGGCTGAGATTGCCTCAGCATTCCCGGGCATGTTCGCTCACTGGAAGCATGGCGCGTTGCCCACTGGTTCAACAATGGGAGCCGTGTGA
- a CDS encoding transposase, whose protein sequence is MRAVIRRGVWTLLALRPGGFPWISVCGRTLTNWYVLDLDATLVTCTSKKDGAAGTFKGGYGHHPLGAWLANTRECVTMLLRPGNAASNDVADHKTVLAAALRQLRCRCGRSCW, encoded by the coding sequence GTGCGCGCCGTGATACGGCGTGGGGTGTGGACGCTGCTCGCCCTGCGGCCCGGTGGGTTCCCGTGGATCTCGGTATGCGGGCGCACGCTCACCAACTGGTACGTCCTGGATCTCGATGCCACCTTGGTGACCTGCACCAGCAAGAAGGACGGCGCGGCCGGCACGTTCAAGGGCGGCTACGGACATCACCCGCTGGGCGCCTGGCTGGCCAATACCCGCGAGTGCGTGACCATGCTGCTACGGCCGGGCAACGCGGCGTCCAACGACGTCGCCGACCACAAGACGGTGCTGGCCGCCGCGCTGCGGCAACTCCGCTGCCGCTGTGGTCGAAGCTGCTGGTGA
- a CDS encoding transposase: MRIDGAAFSHGLLEHLQALTTSRRRVRWVTGWAINTADEAAIALLPADVWNDALRQDGEVHEIKGPDGQKVTYQVAELTGVRDLSGWPEGMRLIVRRVKPSRRDLKKLTAFEQRTGWRYQIVATNIPAHQGLSGVSGSGQVWFVDALYRDHAEVEDRVKAIKRIGLGLLPSKSWQLNAAWVLAATIAADLDAWTRLLLLHDEPELAAAEPETIRRRLYHLPARLTAHARRRTLHLDRTWPWAPAFATAWQRATQLPAHT, translated from the coding sequence GTGAGGATCGACGGCGCGGCCTTCAGCCACGGCCTCCTTGAGCATCTGCAGGCGCTGACCACCAGCCGCCGCCGAGTGCGCTGGGTGACCGGCTGGGCCATCAATACCGCCGACGAGGCCGCGATCGCACTGCTGCCCGCGGACGTGTGGAACGACGCGCTGCGGCAGGACGGCGAGGTCCACGAGATCAAGGGCCCGGACGGACAGAAGGTCACCTACCAGGTCGCCGAGCTGACCGGGGTGCGCGACCTGAGCGGCTGGCCCGAGGGGATGCGGCTGATCGTGCGCCGGGTCAAGCCCTCGCGCCGCGATCTGAAGAAGCTGACCGCGTTCGAGCAGCGCACCGGCTGGCGTTACCAGATCGTCGCCACGAACATCCCCGCCCACCAGGGGCTTTCCGGGGTGTCCGGCTCCGGGCAGGTGTGGTTCGTCGATGCTCTCTACCGTGATCATGCCGAGGTCGAGGATCGTGTCAAGGCGATCAAGCGGATCGGCCTCGGGCTGCTGCCCTCGAAGTCCTGGCAGCTGAACGCCGCCTGGGTGCTGGCTGCCACTATCGCCGCGGACCTCGACGCATGGACCAGGCTCCTTCTCCTGCATGACGAGCCCGAACTCGCCGCCGCCGAACCGGAGACGATCCGCAGGAGGCTCTACCACCTGCCCGCCCGGCTCACCGCCCACGCACGCAGACGCACCCTCCACCTCGACCGCACCTGGCCCTGGGCGCCGGCGTTCGCCACCGCCTGGCAGCGGGCCACCCAGCTTCCGGCCCACACCTGA